The Salinigranum halophilum genomic sequence TGTCCGGGGGGTGTTCGTCGTTGTGCCTCCGGCACGCACTGACGCGTCGTCGTCGCCCGACCGCGCGACGGCGCTGTCGCTCTCGGGGACGGTCCTGCGGAAAAACGGGTGTCTCTGTGCGGCTCGTGTCGTCGAACGCGTCGACCGGTGTGTTATGCGATGGTGACCGCCGCCGCCACGAAGGACCAGCGAGTCCCCGTCCGGGGCTCGTGCTTCTTGGATTCGGCCGTCGACCGGTCGCGCTTGTGTTTCCAGTTCATTGCATGCTGACTAAAGATTTACTCGGATATAAGTTTTCTACTTTTCTGACAATTCTGTCACGGTCGTTCACAACGATTCGCGTGAAAAAAATGCCTGTTCGTTGTGAATATCGTGGCAGCCCGGGTTTTTCGTTCACATTTCTGCTGTCGGTTCCCGGCGGTCGGTGGTCTCGTCCGGACACCACGTGCGCTCGTCCGCCCATCGATGCACGGTCGCGTCCATCGCGCGGGCGGACCACCTCTCGCTTGGCTGGACGTCTCGCGCTGGCCGGTCGTGGCGGCCCGCGCTCGGACCCGTCCGGCCGGCCTCCCGCCCCGGTGACCGGACGAAATCGGCGGTTTCGACGGTTATCGGCGTCATTACAATGCCGGTTTCACCCCTCCTCTGAGCGTGACTCTCTACGCTCTGTGCCGGTCCAGTGGAGGTGATTCGCCGTGGCGCCCGACCTCGTGAACTCGACGCGCCGACAGGTCACCCTCACGCCGACGTCCGTCTCGTTCCTGTACGGCGTCACCGCCCAGCGTGTGGCCGTCCTCGTGGCCGCCGCCGCCATCGCCGTCCTCTCGGCCTACATCGTCGCCACGCCGCCGGCGACGGCGTACGAGCCGTCGCTCATCGAGGCGTTCCCCCTCCCCTTCTGGGTCGCCTTCGGCGTCGGACTCGCCGCCCTCCTCGTCACGTTCGTCGGCGCTGGAGCGACGGGCAGCAGTTACTGGAAACACGGGTTCGTCCTCCTCGCGACGCAGTACGGGCTGTTCTTCTCGCTCCCGCTCGTCCGCGGCTACTTCCTCTACGGCCGCGGCCACTCCGACTCGCTCTTTCACCTCACGGCGGTGAAAGAGCTCGTCTACAGCGGTCTGCTCTCGGGGCGCGTGTTCTACCCCCACGAACACTTCCTCTTCAGCGAACTCGTGCTCGTGGGTGTCCCCGTCGAGTCGCTCGTGAGCCTCGTCCCGTTCGTCTTCGCGCTCGCGTTCATCGGCGGCATCGGCCTGTTCGTCCGCGAACTCACGGGGTCGCCCGCCGGCCTCCCGCTGGGCATCGCCGCGGGGATGCCGCTGGTCTTCTCGAAGTTCTACACCCAGCTTCACCCCTCGGTCCTCTCGTTTTTCCTCTTCCCGCTCGTGCTTCTCATGCTCGAACGCGGCCGTCGGACGAACGCGCAGCGGTACGTCGCGCTCGCGACGGTGTACGGCCTCGCGATGGTGTTCTTCCACCCCATCACGGCCCTCCTGCTCGTCGTCCTCATCACGAGCACGTTCGTCTTCGGCCACGTCTACCGGTTCGTGACCAAGACGCCCGTCCGGACGCTCCGCGCCCGACTCGCGTTCGCCATCCTCCCGGCGACGTTCATCTGGTACATCGGCTTCCCGCGCACCCAGGAGAACATCCGCGAGATCGTCGCCGCCCAGGGTGAGAGCGCCGCTGACAAGCAGGCCGACCTCCTCGCCGGCTCCGTCCTCAACACCGAGGAGCTCGTCATGCGGTTCGTCGAGCTGTACGGTGCCGTCTTCATCCTCTTCGCGCTCGCCGGCGTCGTCTGTCTCGTCGTGCTCGCGGACCTCCTCCGCCGTCGCTCCGACTACGCCGAGAGCTACCTCGCCACCGAATTCGTCATCGGCGCGGGCATCGCCGCCACGTTCATCGCCGTCTCGCTCGTCGCGAACGGCCCCATCCGGGTCTCGCGGTACATGATCTTGATGGCGATGGTGCTGACCGCTCTGCTGTTCGTCCGGGTGCTCTCGTGGCCCCGCGGCGTCACCCGGACCGTGGGTGCCGTCGTGCTCACCCTGCTGGTGCTCTCGTCGGCGCTCCTCGGGAGCTTCACCGTGTACGACCCGAACAAGCACATGACCCAGAGCGAACACGAGGGGGCCTTCTTCCTCCTCGAACACTCGACCGGCGACCACCTGATCCGCTCGCACTCGCTCACCCAGAAGACGCAGTACTTCACCACCGCGGGGACGGACGTCAAACACGACCGGACGCTGATGCGCGTGAGCGGGACGGGCAAGCAGTACCCGAAGTTCGCGCTCGCCCCACAGTTCGGATACGACGAGTACGACCGGGCGTCGGTCGGCATCGGTGCTGGCTACGTCGCCACCCACGAGTACGACCGGGCGTATCTGGAGACGTCGTACTTCACCGACGCACAGCGTGAGGCGCTGTTCCTCCACGACGAGACGACCCTCGAACGGATGAGCCGCGACCGCACCGTCCAGAAGGTCTACTCGAACGGCGGCTTCGAGGGCTGGCTCGTCCGCTGGACCGACGAGAAACCGGCTGCCGCGGCTGCCTCCGGGGCCGACGCGGGTGCGCAGGCCACCACCGCGTCCGGTTCCGGCGGTGCCCCCGTGACCGACGCCGACACCGGGGCCGACGTCCGACCGGTGACGGCTCCCGTTGTCGCCCCGGCGTGACTGGCGGACCCGTCGCTTGTACCTGCGGTCACTTCAGGTGACTCCTGTTCGGCTTTCACTCGCGACCCGGTCGGAACGCGGCACGCGTGACTCGCGCTCGCCTCGACTGTCCGCCGTCGGTCGAGACAGAGGCCGATACGCATCCGACTGCGAGAAACTGCTACATTCGACTCTCGTTCGCGCGTTGTGTGCGGGCGCGAGGTCGTCGCGCCCGCCCTGGCACCGCAACCGTGCCGCAAGAGTCGACAGCCGAGACAGACGAGACCAGGGCAGCGGGGACGGACACCCCCGTCTCCGCCGCCTGACCGGCCCGTCGTCCCGTCCCCGTCTCCGTCTCTGTCGGCGGTGCAGTGGGGTCGCCGCTCGGGGTCGGCTATCGATTCACGCCGCTCGCCGGCGGCTGTCGGTTCGGTCGCGGTGTGCGTCGCGCGCGGCGGGACTACGAGGGCGGGCCGTCCCGCACTCGCGGTCCACCGTTCAGCGTTTTCTCAGGTCGTCGAACGAGACCGACGTGTTGTCGGCACCGAACCCGAGCGCCCCGCTCGTGTACGCCGTGTCCGTCGCCGAGACCGTCGCGAACTCCGTGCCGTCTTCGGTGGACGCGCTCGCGGCGATGTTCCCGTCGCCGTCGAGGGAGAACTCGACGCGGTTCCACGACTCGGGGTACTGCTCGCAGGACTGGCTCGCCAGTGTCGTCGTGGCCCCGTCGTCGTACCGGACGATGGAGAGCTCCTTGCTCCAGCCGAAGTCGACCTCGATTCCGTAGCCGGAGAGGTCGTCCTTCCCGGTCGAAGCCTCGTCGACGCAGCAGAGCACCTGCGCGAACGTCCCGCCGTACTGCCAGACGCGGACGTCGTAGGTCGCGCCGATTTCGGTGTCGAGGCCGGTGTGCCAGATGCCCCCGTTGCTCGACGACTCGAGGTGGCCGTCGCCCGCGTAGGGGCGGCTCGACGAGCGCGAGAACGCGCCGGTGTCGCCGGCGTACGCCGAGAGGTCGCCCTCGAAGTCTTCGAGGACACCGCTCGGGGTCGTCGACCCCGAATCCGACTCGGAACCGTCCGAGCCCGAATCGGGCGAGTCCGAGTCCGCCGAGCCGTCGTAGGGGACGCTCCCCATCGCCTCGACGAACCCGCCGTCCTGTGCGACGCTGAGCGCGGCGCTCTGCCACGCACTCCCGTCGAAGTACCGGACGCCGACGGGTTCGACGTAGGTCCCGCCGTCGCCGATCATGAGCGACGCCGTCGGGGTCGGCTCCGTCGTGACGTCCCCGGCGGGGACGGCACCGATGTCGGGCGCCTCGCCCGAGTAGTCCATGCCGACGTCGGTGCCGGCGTCGACCAGCGGGCTGTCGGCCGTCGGCTGGACGAAGTCCGGGGAGGTGGGGTCCGTCGAGACGAACGAGGGGCGCTCGATACCGAGGTCCCAGGTGTTCGACCCCGAGTTGACGTTCCAGAGCGAGCCGACCTCCTGGTTACCGTTGTCGAACGACGCACAGTTGCGCGCGTAGTGGTCGGGGTCCGTGTCACCGGTGAAGTGGAAGCCGTACGTGCCGTTGTTCCACGCGGTGCAGTGGTAGAACTCGTTCGTCACCGACGAGCCGTTGGTGTCGAACCCGCGTGCGGTGTTGTCCCAGGCGATACAGCGCCTGAGGACGTTCCCGCCCGTCCCCCAGCCGCCACCGACCTTGAAACCGTTGCCGTCGCCGACCGCGCCGTCACCGTCCGTGCCGTTCTCGTAGGCGAGACAGTCGACCATCACCGAGGGGCGCTCGGGGTCGTTGTCGAAGAAGTCGAACCCGTCGTCGGCGTTGCGGTACGCCTCACACCGGATGAAGGTGTGGCCGCCGCTTCGCCCCGCCGAGTTCGACCCGCCGATGTAGAAGCCGTCGGAGTCGCCGTCGTCCGCGCCGTGGTGGCAGACGACGTCGCGAATCGTGTGGTCGAACGACCGCCCGTAGAAGATGAGGCCGTTGCCGTTCCACTGGGAGGTGTTCCCGTAGTGGTGGATCTCCATGTCCTCGAACAGGCAGTTCCGCGAGGCCTGCCCGTCGGTGCCGTTACACCGGATGGCGTTCTTGCCGACGTTGCGGACCTCGATGCCTCGCCACGTCATGTGCTGGACGCCCCAGAGGTCGATGCCGTGGCCGTCGTAGTTCGAGCAGTCGATGACCGGGCGCTCGTCCTCGTACGCCTCGATGACGATGCGCTCGGAGGCCGTCCCTTTTGTCTGCCACCAGACGGGCTTCGACGGCGGATAGAGGACCCCAGTGTCGCGGAGCTTGACCGTGTCTCCCGGACCGAGGGCGTTCTCGCCGTCGCTCTCGACGGGTCCGAACGTCGCGAACGCGTCGGTGGGGGACGTCCCCGCGTTCGCGTCGCTGCCGTTGGCCGGGTCGATGTAGTAGGTCGTCATGGCGCTGGCTCAGTTCGTCTGGATCCAGATGTCCCCGTCGGAGGGGTCTGCCGGCTCCGCCGACTGGACGTAGACGTCGCCGGGTAACTTCGCGACGTCGCCGACGTGGGCCCACGCGGAGCCGTCGCCGACGTACACCTTCTGGGTGTCCGTCGCGAAGAACTTCGCGCCGGCTTTCGCCTCGTAGTTCGCTCTGTTCGCGTCGACGTCGCGAATCTCGACGTCCGTGTCGAGCTTCTCGAAGTTGTCGTTCAGGGGGATGTGCCAGTCGAGCGTGCCGGGCTCGGGGGTGTCGTACTCGTGGTTACTCGTCATGGTCTCGTGCTGTGTCGTGGGTGTCGTCTGTGGTTCGCGTGCCGTGTGGGTGTCTGGTTCGCGTGCCGTTGTCGTCGTGTGCCGTGTCGTTCGCCGCTCGGTGCGGCTACGACGAGATACCGCCGTAGCCGTACTTGCCGTACCCCTGCTTCCCGAAGGTGTCGTCCACCGGGGTCGGCGTCGGGGTCTCGGTCGGCGTCGGTGTGGGCGTCGGCGTCGGGGTCTCGGTCGGCGTCACCGCGTCGCCGTCCATCACGTCGAGCGTGTAGTCGCCGCTCCCCTCCTGGATGTCGACGACCTGCGCGTAGTAGGTCGCCGACGTCGGCGCGCTGTCGAGGTCGACCCGTGCCGGGACGTCGCTGCCCGTGTAGCGCAGGTTGAGGTAGTCGCCATCGGGCCCGTAGAGGATGAGCGCCGTGATGCCATCCGCCGCCGCGCGGTCGAGTTCGAGGACGACGTGCGCGCCCCGTGCCGCCTCGAAGGCGTACCAGTCGACCTCGGCAGGGGTGAGCGTCGCCTCGAGCGAGGTGCCGACCCCCACCCGTTGTGCCGTCGCCTTGGTGTCGTTCGGTTCGGTCTCGGTCGCCACGCTGAGCTGTGCCAGCGAACCGCCCGAGACGGCGTTGACCGTCTGTGACCCGTGCTGTTGGACGACCGGTCGGCCCCCGTACCCGTGGACCGTGACGGCCGCCTGCTTCGGAACGGACGTCACCTGCTCGTGGCCGACGAACGCCGCCGCCGCGGCGACGGCCGTCGCGCTCATCTTGAGATACGAGCGGCGGCCGAGCCGGATTCCGTCCGTAGATTGATCGGAGTCTCGTTGCTTGTCGCGTGCCATCCACTCGGTTATGAGAAGGTTAATTACATAAGCTTATTGTTTGAAAAATATTCTGAAAAATCTGACTATCATGCAATTCTGATTATCAGGCGCGTCTTATTTAGCTCGGCTGACATCGGCGCTGTCTTGCGGTTTTTCGAGACGAATCGCTGAGATAATAGGCTATTAATCAACTCTGGTGACGCCAAAGGTCATTTTTTCCGAACTGTACTTGCCGAAACCGAACTAATTTGATATCAGATTTGAGAGCCACAGCAGCGATACGTCGAGCCACTCGGCACCCCGACGATTCCGTCGTCGTCCGGGGGAACCTCGGGGTGTGTTCGGCACGCTCAGTCGGTCAGTACCGACTCGTAGAACGCCTCGAAGTTCTCGACCATCCGCTCGAGGGAGAAGCGCTCGACCGCCTCGGCCTGTGCGGCCCGTCCCAGCGCGGCCGCCCGTCCGGGGTCGGCGAGGAGGGCGACGACCGCCCGTGCAACCGCGTCGGGCGCGTGGGTCGGCACGAGTGTCGCCGTCTCGCCGTCGGTGACCAGTTCGCGGTTCTCGACGATACCCGTCGCGACGATGGGTTTGCCGGCCGCCATCGCCTCCAAGAGCGCCCCCGAGAGCCCCTCGCTGTACGACGTGAAGACGAAGACGTCCAGGGCGGCGAGCACCTGCGGGACGTCGTCGCGGTTCCCGGTGAAGTGGACGCTGTCCGCGACGCCGAGCGACGCGGCCCGCGCCGCCAGCGCCCCCCGTTCGGCACCGTCGCCGACGAGAACGAGGTGGGCGTCCGGGTGTGACTCCCGCACTCGGGGCCACGCGTCGACGAGGTCGACCTGACCCTTCTTCGGGACGAGACGGCTCACCATGCCGACGAGCGGCGCGTCGGCGGGGATCGACAGCTCCTCGCGCAGGGGCGCGGGCGACGCGTCGACGAACGCGTCGAGGTTCCGCCCGTTGTGGACGACGTCGACGCGGTCGGCTTTCGCCCCGCGTCGCACGTACGTGCGCGCGCCCGAGACAGAGTTCGAGACGATGTAGTCCGACAGCGGGATGAGGAGGCGGTCGACCGCCTTCACCACGGGGTTCGTCCGGTTCTGGAGCCCGCGCGCGCCTGTGACCACGAGGGTCTCCGGCGAGGCGAGGCCGGCGATGCGGGCGACGGTGTTGTCCAAGAAGAGGAACGACTGGACGATGTCCGGGCGCTCGCGGCGGACCGCGCGGACGAACCGCAGTGGGACGCGGACGTAGTCGAGCGGGTTCGTGGCTCCGCCGACGAACGTGTCGCCGTCGCGCGCGTTCTTCATCCCCAGCGTCCGAATCGGAATCGCGGGGTCGACGTCGGGCGCGAGGCGGTTGTCGTCGAACATCGTCCAGATGGTCACGTCGTACCGGTCGCGGTCGACGTTGTTGACGAGGTCGACGAGCGTCCGCTCCGCTCCGCCCACCGCGAGCGCGCCGATGAAGTACCAGAGGGTGACCCGCTCGTCGCCCTCGACGCGCTGTTCCGCCCGCTCGACGTGGTGTGTCTGCTGTCCCATTTACTGGCCTTCAGGTCGGGCGTTCGGGGGTTAGTTATTCGACCCGTACCGACCCGCATTCGAAGCGCTCCGCGCGGTAGCAGCCCGCTAACGGCCGCTACGAACGGCCTTACAATGTGGGTGCTCTCCCTCCTATGGTCGATGAACGTCACGCACGTGAACCACCACTATCTCCCGATGTACGGCGGGCTGGAGTACTACACCTCCCGTCTCTGTGAGTCGCTCACACAGGGTGGGCACCGGACCCACGTCGTGACGACCGACGAGAGCCTCCGCGGCGCGGCCGTCCCCACCGAACTCGACGGGGTGACCTACTGCCGGACCGACGCGTCCGTCCTGCGAAACCCGTTCTCGCTCGAACTGTTCCGCCGCCTCCGTGCGAGCGACGCCGACGTCTACCACCTCCACAGCCCGTGGACGCTCTCGTCGCTCGAAGCCGTCTTCGCGCTCCCCCCCGAGGTGCCCGTCGTCGTCACCGTCCACGGCTTCCAACCCTTCACCAGCCTCTTCGCCCGACTCGTCTCGCGCGCGTACCGCCCGTTCGCCCAGCGGGTCTTCGACCGCTGTGACGCGATCATCGTCCTCGGCGAGACCGAGGCCGCCCGCCTCCACCGCGAGTTCGACGTGCCGAGCGAGAAGGTCGCGGTCATCCCCAACGGCATCGACCTCAACGAGGTGAACGTCGCGCCCGACGTCGTCGACGCGTTCCGCGCGAAGTACGACCTCGACCCGACGAAGCCCACGGTGCTGTTCGTCGGCCGGCTCGTCCCCGAGAAGAACCCCGAACTGCTCGTCGAGACGCTCGTCGGGCCCCTCGCCGACGTCGACTGCCAGGCGCTCGTCATCGGTGCCGGTGACGAGGCGTACGCCGAACGACTCCACGCCCTCGCCGACGACCGCGTCCGCTTCGCCTCCGGCCTCCCCCGCGAGGAACTCCTCGCCGCGTACCAGGTGTCGGACCTGTTCGTCCTGCTGTCGGTCTCGGAGGGCCTCCCGACCGTCGTCCTGGAGGCGATGCACGCAGAGCTCCCGGTCGTCACCACGCCCGTCGGCGCGCTCCCGGACTTCGTCACCGACGACCACGGCGCTATCGTCCCCGTCGCGGCGACGCCCGACGACCTCGCCGTCGCCATCCGCCCGTTCCTGACCGACGCCGATTTCCGGACAGTCGTCGGCGCGCGGAACCGCGAACTCGTCCACGAACGCTTCGACTGGGACCGCATCGCGGGCGATATCGAGGCGCTGTACGCCGACCTCGTCGCCGCCCGTGTCAGCGAGGACGCGCCCGACGACCCGACACCGACCTCGCCGACGGAGGCGGAGCTGTCGACTCCGACCTCCGCGCTCTGATCGCTTCTCGCACCGTCTCTCGTTCCTGTCTCGTCTCCCGTCTTCTGCACTACTTCTCGTTCCTGTCTCGTCTCTCGTTCCCGGCCACCGTTGCTTCCTCGTCTCCGCGCCGCTCCCCCGCCCGGCGTCGTCGCCCGTCTCGCCGCCGTCCCCTCGCTCCGGACAGACAGCCGCGCCGCGCTCTCGCCGCCGGTGCGTCCCGGTGGCATCCGGTGCAGGAACGACCTAACCCCTGGTGCGCCGGCGAGTGCGAAATATTGACCTTCACTAACCGACTGGTCGGATAGCGCTAACAAAGGGTCCGCTCGACGTTGTCCCGGTCGAGAACATCATGACCACTGTCGCGCTCCCGACTCTCACAGAGGCCCTCCATGTTAGGCAGTAAGACCATCGCTGTCGTCGTCCCCGCGTACAACGAGGCCAGGTTCGTCGGCCGCGTCATCGACAGCTTCCCCGCGTTCGTCGACCGTGCGTACATCGTCGACGACTGCTCGTCGGACGAGACGTGGACCGAGATGCTCGCGCACGCCGAGACGGCCAACGCCGCCGCGGCGGACGCCGAGCCTCTCCTCGCCGGCGTCGTCGGCGACGGCGGCTACAGCTACGACCCACGCGTCGTCACCATCCACCACGAGGTGAACCAGGGCCGCGGTGCCGCCGTCAAGAACGGCTACCGCCGGGCGCTCGAAGACGGTATCGACGTCGTCGCCGTGATGGACGCCGACGGCCAGATGGACCCCGACATCCTCCACGAGATCGTCGGGCCCGTCGTCCGCGGAGAGGCCGACTACACCGTCGGCAACCGTCTCTCCAGTCTCGACTCGTGGACCGGCATGCCGCCGTTCCGCCTGTTCGGCAACGTCGTCCTCACGCTGTTGACCCGTGCGGCCAGCGGCTACTGGTCGCTCTCGGACCCACAGAACGGCTACACCGCCATCTCGCGGCAGGCGCTCGAGACCATCGACGTCGACGACCTGTACGACGGCTACGGGTTCCTCAACGACCTGCTGATGCATCTGAACGTCTACGACCTCCGCGTCCGCAACGTGCCGATGCACGCGCGCTACGGCGACGAGGAGTCCGGCATCCGCTACTCGTCGTTCATCCCGAAGCTCTCGAAGCTGTTGCTGGGTGGCTCGTGTGAACGGCTCTCCACGAAGTACCTCCGCCGGCGCGCCGTGACGCTCGCCGGAGCGACGCTGGCCAGCCGGACCCAGACGACGGGCCCGACGACGACTGACCTCACCGAGACGGGCGTCGACGCCGCCGGCGACGACGCTCGCTGACCGGGCCATGCTCGTCCTCGCCCCCACGTCCCGACGCTGCCCGTGCGACGTGCCGACACCCGTCCGGAAAGATACAAGCTATCGGCTGCCGTGAACGTTGGTATGCTCTCTGCGCGTCTCCGCTTCCTCTACCTGCTCGTGGGGTGGCTCGTCGTCTCCCTCGTCCTCCTGTCGGCGTTCGGCTCGCTGAACTTCGACCTGTTCTACGTGGCGTCGCTCATCGGCTTCCTCGTCGTCACGGAGCTGACAGCGCCGCTGAACCGCATCCAGCAGTGGCGGTCGGGGCTCGGCGTCATCGCCCTCTTGGGCTTCGTCGGCTTCGGGTACCTGGTGGTCACGCGGCTCCAGGCCATCCTGGCGGTGCCGACATGAACCGGGAGGCGCTGCTCCCCCGCGCCGCGCTCGCGGCCTTCTTCGTCGTCCTCCTCGTGGCCACCGCCGCCGGCGCGACCACGTCGCCGACGACGTACAGTGCCTACAACAGCGACTGGGACGGCACTTCGGCTCTCCGTGAGCGCGCCGAGACCGCGACGGGTGCTGAACCCGTCGCCGTCAGCACGCGTGCGTACGACCGGGCCGACGCCCCGTCGACCCTCGCGGTCGTCGTCGCGCCGTCGTCGTCGTACACCACGGCGGAACTCGCGACCGTCCGGTCGTTCGTCGAGGGCGGTGGCGTGCTCGTCGTCGCCGCGGACGTCGACCCGACGGCGGCGAACGACCTCCTCGCCGGCGTCGGCGCGGGCGCGCGTCTCGACGGCCGCCCCCTGCGCGACGAGCGTTCGTTCTTCCGGACGGCGGCACTCCCCGTCGTCCGCGACGTCCGCGACGACCCGCTCACCCGCGGTGTCGACGAACTCACGCTCAACCACCCGACCGCCGTCGAACCCAACGGCGCACAGGTGCTCGTGGCCACCTCCGGCTTCGCGTACCTCGACGACGAACGCAACGCACTGCTCGACCTCGAGGAGGACATGCGGTCGTACCCCGTCGCGACGACCGAACGAATCGGTGACGGACAGGTGGTGACGCTCGCGGACCCGAGCCTCTTCCTCAACGGGATGGCCGACCGCTCGGACAACGCGCAGTTCCTCGACAACCTCGTGACGGCTCGTGAGACGACCATCCTCGACTTCACCCACGGGGCGACGGTCCCGCCGTTCGTCGTCGCCCTCGGCATCGTCCAGCGGACACCGCTGCTTCAGGCGCTCCTCGTCGGGGCTGCGGTGGTCGCCGTCTCCGTCTGGGCGTTCGCCCCGGACCTCGGCGCTCGACTGCGCGGTCGTGGCCTCGGCAGCACCCGCGGCCGTCGCCCGCATCGACGCTCGACTGTCGGGGCGGACGCGGCATCGCTCCGCGCCTCACTCCGACGCGCTCATCCCGACTGGGACGACGCGAGTGTCGAACGGGTCGCGGCCGTCGTCGCCCAGCGACTCACCGACGCCCGCCGTGACCGCGGTGACTGAGTGGGCCGCGGTGTGGCCGGGTCGACCGCGACGACGGCTCACGCGACCGCGCGGACTCCCCCACATCTCACCGGCGAGAACGTGTCGAAAACGCTTATCTTCCGGTGTGGCGAACCGTAGCCAATGACCGTCGCATCCGCACTCTACGAGCGCCTCGTCGACGAGGTCGGCGTCGTGCTCGTCGGGCGCGAGGAGGTCGTCAAGGGCCTCACTGTCGCGCTTCTCACCCGCCGGCACGTCCTGCTCGAGGGGGTCCCCGGCGTCGCGAAGACGACGCTCGCGAACCTCTTCGCCCGCGCCTCCGGCCTCGACTACCGACGAATCCAGATGACGCCGGACGTCCTTCCCGCCGACATCACCGGGACGAAGGTGTACCGCCAGTCCACGGGCGAGTTCGAGGTGACGAAGGGCCCCATCTTCTCGAACGTCGTCGTCACCGACGAGATCAACCGCGCGACCCCCAAGACCCAGTCCGCCCTCTTAGAGGCGATGGAAGAGGAGACCGTCACCATCGAGGGGGAGACGTTCCAGCTTCCGTCGCCGTTCATCGTCGTCGCGACGCAGAACCCCATCGAGATCGAGGGGACGTTCGAGCTCCCGAAGGCTCAGCGCGACCGCTTCATGCTGAAGTACACCCTCGACCTCCCGAGCGAGGACGAGGAGCTCAGGATGCTCGACCGCTTCGACGCCGACCCCGAACTGGACGAACGCGTCGTCGAACAGGTCGTCACGCCGACCGAGATCGCTGACGCTCGCGCGGCGGTCGCCGACGTCTACGTCGACCGGAAGGTCAAGCGGTACATCCTCGAACTGGTCGGTGAGACGCGCCGACACCCCGACGTCGCCTACGGCGTCTCCCCGCGCGGGTCGCTCGCCCTCCTGCATGGCTCGAAGGCCGTCGCCGCCATCGCGGGCCGCGACTACGTCATCCCCGACGACGTGAAAGAACTCGCCCCGGAAGTGCTCGCACACCGCCTCGGGCTCACCCCCGACGCGATGCTCAGCGAACGCGGGGAACGGGAGATCGTCGCCGAAATCGTCGACAGCGTGGCCCCGCCGAGCGTCGACGAGGTCGTCCCTGCGTCAGACTGAGCGGTCGTCAGGTCCCTCGTCAGCCACAGACGGTACACTGGTGGGCTCGTCTAGCGTCGGTGAACCGTGTGCCGAGCGTTTCTCTCGCGTCTCGAGAATCTCACGGCAGAAGAGGAGTCCACTGACAAGCCCACGACTTCAGTCGTGGGTTACTGACTCTCGACCGGTGCACACTGTCGGCTCCCAGCCTACTCACCGACCTCACCCCACCGACAGTCGACGACGAACTCCGACCGCCGGTCGTCAGCCGCCCGCGTCTCCATCCGCACGGGCGTGTCGAGTTCGGCCGCGAGCGCCGCGGCGACGAACGACCCGACCGGGTGGTCGAAGCGGTCGACTGCACCGAAGGAACTCCCGCGGATGCCGATGGTGATGGCCCCGCCGTCGGGGTCGACGGTCGCCGTCGCGCCGTCGACGAGTTCGAACCCCTCGACGAGCGCGTCCGCGAGTTGGCTCGCGAACTCCTCGACGGTGCTCGCGGGGTCGCCGCGGCCCTCCTCGAACGCCGCGAGCAGCGCCGCGCCCGTCGGGACGAGCGAGACGCCGCGGGCGCGGTCGTCGCCGCCCACGACGAGGA encodes the following:
- a CDS encoding right-handed parallel beta-helix repeat-containing protein — translated: MTTYYIDPANGSDANAGTSPTDAFATFGPVESDGENALGPGDTVKLRDTGVLYPPSKPVWWQTKGTASERIVIEAYEDERPVIDCSNYDGHGIDLWGVQHMTWRGIEVRNVGKNAIRCNGTDGQASRNCLFEDMEIHHYGNTSQWNGNGLIFYGRSFDHTIRDVVCHHGADDGDSDGFYIGGSNSAGRSGGHTFIRCEAYRNADDGFDFFDNDPERPSVMVDCLAYENGTDGDGAVGDGNGFKVGGGWGTGGNVLRRCIAWDNTARGFDTNGSSVTNEFYHCTAWNNGTYGFHFTGDTDPDHYARNCASFDNGNQEVGSLWNVNSGSNTWDLGIERPSFVSTDPTSPDFVQPTADSPLVDAGTDVGMDYSGEAPDIGAVPAGDVTTEPTPTASLMIGDGGTYVEPVGVRYFDGSAWQSAALSVAQDGGFVEAMGSVPYDGSADSDSPDSGSDGSESDSGSTTPSGVLEDFEGDLSAYAGDTGAFSRSSSRPYAGDGHLESSSNGGIWHTGLDTEIGATYDVRVWQYGGTFAQVLCCVDEASTGKDDLSGYGIEVDFGWSKELSIVRYDDGATTTLASQSCEQYPESWNRVEFSLDGDGNIAASASTEDGTEFATVSATDTAYTSGALGFGADNTSVSFDDLRKR
- a CDS encoding carbohydrate-binding protein, giving the protein MARDKQRDSDQSTDGIRLGRRSYLKMSATAVAAAAAFVGHEQVTSVPKQAAVTVHGYGGRPVVQQHGSQTVNAVSGGSLAQLSVATETEPNDTKATAQRVGVGTSLEATLTPAEVDWYAFEAARGAHVVLELDRAAADGITALILYGPDGDYLNLRYTGSDVPARVDLDSAPTSATYYAQVVDIQEGSGDYTLDVMDGDAVTPTETPTPTPTPTPTETPTPTPVDDTFGKQGYGKYGYGGISS
- a CDS encoding glycosyltransferase, coding for MGQQTHHVERAEQRVEGDERVTLWYFIGALAVGGAERTLVDLVNNVDRDRYDVTIWTMFDDNRLAPDVDPAIPIRTLGMKNARDGDTFVGGATNPLDYVRVPLRFVRAVRRERPDIVQSFLFLDNTVARIAGLASPETLVVTGARGLQNRTNPVVKAVDRLLIPLSDYIVSNSVSGARTYVRRGAKADRVDVVHNGRNLDAFVDASPAPLREELSIPADAPLVGMVSRLVPKKGQVDLVDAWPRVRESHPDAHLVLVGDGAERGALAARAASLGVADSVHFTGNRDDVPQVLAALDVFVFTSYSEGLSGALLEAMAAGKPIVATGIVENRELVTDGETATLVPTHAPDAVARAVVALLADPGRAAALGRAAQAEAVERFSLERMVENFEAFYESVLTD
- a CDS encoding glycosyltransferase family 4 protein, yielding MNVTHVNHHYLPMYGGLEYYTSRLCESLTQGGHRTHVVTTDESLRGAAVPTELDGVTYCRTDASVLRNPFSLELFRRLRASDADVYHLHSPWTLSSLEAVFALPPEVPVVVTVHGFQPFTSLFARLVSRAYRPFAQRVFDRCDAIIVLGETEAARLHREFDVPSEKVAVIPNGIDLNEVNVAPDVVDAFRAKYDLDPTKPTVLFVGRLVPEKNPELLVETLVGPLADVDCQALVIGAGDEAYAERLHALADDRVRFASGLPREELLAAYQVSDLFVLLSVSEGLPTVVLEAMHAELPVVTTPVGALPDFVTDDHGAIVPVAATPDDLAVAIRPFLTDADFRTVVGARNRELVHERFDWDRIAGDIEALYADLVAARVSEDAPDDPTPTSPTEAELSTPTSAL
- a CDS encoding DUF4350 domain-containing protein, encoding MNREALLPRAALAAFFVVLLVATAAGATTSPTTYSAYNSDWDGTSALRERAETATGAEPVAVSTRAYDRADAPSTLAVVVAPSSSYTTAELATVRSFVEGGGVLVVAADVDPTAANDLLAGVGAGARLDGRPLRDERSFFRTAALPVVRDVRDDPLTRGVDELTLNHPTAVEPNGAQVLVATSGFAYLDDERNALLDLEEDMRSYPVATTERIGDGQVVTLADPSLFLNGMADRSDNAQFLDNLVTARETTILDFTHGATVPPFVVALGIVQRTPLLQALLVGAAVVAVSVWAFAPDLGARLRGRGLGSTRGRRPHRRSTVGADAASLRASLRRAHPDWDDASVERVAAVVAQRLTDARRDRGD